Proteins from one Bos javanicus breed banteng chromosome 27, ARS-OSU_banteng_1.0, whole genome shotgun sequence genomic window:
- the LOC133239901 gene encoding chromobox protein homolog 1-like yields the protein MGKKQNKKKVEEVLEEEEEEYVVEIVLDRRVVKGKVEYLLKWKGFSDEDNTWEPEENLDCPDLIAEFLQSQKTAHETDKSEGGKRKADSDSEDKGEESKPKKKKEESEKPRGFARGLEPERIIGATDSSGELMFLMKWKNSDEADLVPAKEANVKCPQVVKSFYEERLTWHSYPSEDDDKKDDKN from the coding sequence atggggaaaaaacaaaacaagaagaaagtggaggaggtgctagaagaagaggaagaagaatatgTGGTGGAAATAGTTCTAGACCGTCGAGTGGTAAAGGGCAAAGTGGAGTATCTCCTAAAGTGGAAGGGGTTCTCAGATGAGGATAACACATGGGAACCAGAAGAGAACCTGGATTGCCCTGACCTCATTGCTGAGTTTCTGCAGTCACAGAAAACAGCACACGAGACAGATAAATCAGAGGGAGGCAAACGCAAAGCTGATTCTGATTCGGAAGATAAGGGGGAGGAGAGcaaaccaaaaaagaagaaagaagagtcaGAAAAGCCACGAGGCTTTGCCCGGGGTTTGGAACCAGAGAGGATTATTGGAGCTACGGACTCCAGTGGAGAACTCATGTTCCTAATGAAATGGAAGAACTCTGATGAGGCTGATCTGGTCCCTGCCAAGGAAGCCAATGTCAAGTGTCCGCAGGTTGTCAAATCCTTCTATGAGGAAAGGCTGACGTGGCATTCTTACCCCTCAGAGGATGATGACAAAAAAGATGATAAGAATTAA